From one Paracoccus pantotrophus genomic stretch:
- a CDS encoding bifunctional 5-dehydro-2-deoxygluconokinase/5-dehydro-2-deoxyphosphogluconate aldolase, with amino-acid sequence MKTLDVITLGRSSVDLYGQQVGGRLEDMGSFAKYVGGSPTNIACGVARLGLRSAVITKVGDEHMGRFIREQLAREGVDVRGVATDPERLTALVLLGIRDEDSFPLIFYRENCADMALSVADIDEGFIAEARSVLATGTHLSHPRTEAAVLKALDLARKHGAKTALDIDYRPNLWGLAGHGAGESRFVASAAVTAKLQSTLHLFDLIVGTEEEFHIAGGTTDTIAALRAVRAVSDATLVCKRGAAGAVAFEGAIDGWDSGQTGPGFPIEVFNVLGAGDGFFSGLLKGWLDGEGWPRALEYANACGAFAVSRHGCTPAYPSLAELEFFLGRGVLRPDLRNDAELEQMHWATTRTGPGAGDWSTLRVFAFDHRAQLEEMACYSLEKGGAFKQLCLRAALRVQDGRPGYGILCDDRIGRRALHAASGTGLWIGRPCEDPGSRPLELEPELGPDCGGLAEWARQDVVKVLCFCHPEDDAETRAAQEATVKRLFTAARRNGLEFLLEIIPSKVGPVDDGTAAALIRRFYGAGIRPDWWKLEPMTTAAAWQNAIDAIEEHDRHTRGIVVLGLEAPEAELAASFKVAAGFPLVRGFAVGRTIFGAVARDWLAGRIGDEEAVQEMAARYQNLCAIWDEARAAGRQAA; translated from the coding sequence ATGAAGACGCTTGACGTTATCACGCTCGGCCGTTCGTCGGTTGATCTTTACGGCCAGCAGGTCGGGGGTCGGTTGGAGGACATGGGGTCGTTTGCGAAGTATGTGGGCGGGTCTCCGACGAATATCGCCTGCGGGGTTGCGCGGCTGGGGCTGCGGTCTGCGGTGATCACGAAGGTCGGGGACGAGCATATGGGCCGCTTCATCCGCGAGCAGCTGGCCCGCGAGGGCGTCGATGTGCGCGGCGTCGCCACCGATCCCGAGCGGCTGACGGCGCTGGTGCTCCTGGGCATCCGCGACGAGGACAGCTTCCCGCTGATCTTCTATCGCGAGAACTGCGCCGACATGGCGCTGAGCGTGGCGGATATCGACGAGGGCTTCATCGCCGAGGCGCGCTCGGTGCTGGCCACCGGGACGCATCTGAGCCATCCGCGCACCGAGGCGGCGGTGCTGAAGGCGCTGGACCTGGCGAGGAAGCATGGCGCGAAGACGGCGCTGGACATCGATTATCGCCCGAACCTCTGGGGCCTGGCCGGGCATGGCGCGGGCGAAAGCCGCTTTGTCGCAAGCGCCGCGGTGACCGCCAAGCTGCAATCGACGCTGCATCTTTTCGACCTGATCGTCGGCACCGAGGAGGAATTCCACATCGCCGGCGGCACGACCGACACCATCGCGGCGCTGCGCGCGGTGCGGGCGGTCAGCGATGCCACGCTGGTCTGCAAGCGCGGCGCGGCCGGCGCGGTGGCCTTCGAGGGCGCGATCGACGGCTGGGACAGCGGCCAGACCGGCCCCGGCTTCCCGATCGAGGTCTTCAACGTGCTGGGGGCGGGCGACGGGTTCTTTTCCGGGTTGCTGAAGGGCTGGCTGGACGGCGAGGGCTGGCCGCGCGCGCTGGAATATGCCAATGCCTGCGGGGCGTTTGCGGTCTCGCGCCATGGCTGCACCCCGGCCTATCCGTCGCTGGCGGAACTGGAGTTCTTCCTGGGGCGCGGCGTGCTGCGGCCGGACCTGCGCAACGACGCGGAACTGGAACAGATGCACTGGGCCACGACCCGCACGGGTCCGGGCGCCGGGGACTGGTCCACGCTGCGGGTCTTTGCCTTCGACCACCGCGCCCAGCTCGAGGAGATGGCGTGCTACAGCCTTGAGAAGGGCGGCGCCTTCAAGCAGCTTTGCCTGCGCGCGGCCTTGCGGGTGCAGGATGGCCGGCCCGGCTACGGCATCCTCTGCGACGACCGCATCGGGCGGCGGGCGCTGCATGCGGCCTCGGGGACCGGGCTGTGGATCGGGCGGCCCTGCGAAGACCCTGGCTCGCGGCCGCTGGAGCTGGAACCGGAACTGGGCCCGGATTGCGGCGGGCTGGCCGAATGGGCGCGCCAGGACGTGGTCAAGGTGCTGTGCTTCTGCCATCCCGAGGACGACGCGGAAACGCGCGCCGCCCAGGAGGCAACCGTCAAGCGCCTGTTCACGGCCGCGCGCCGCAACGGGCTGGAATTCCTGCTGGAGATCATCCCCTCGAAGGTCGGGCCGGTGGATGACGGGACCGCCGCGGCGCTGATCCGGCGGTTCTATGGCGCCGGGATCCGGCCCGACTGGTGGAAGCTGGAACCGATGACGACCGCGGCCGCCTGGCAGAATGCCATCGACGCCATCGAGGAACACGACCGCCACACCCGCGGCATCGTGGTGCTGGGGCTGGAGGCGCCCGAGGCGGAACTGGCCGCCAGCTTCAAGGTCGCGGCCGGGTTCCCGCTGGTGCGGGGCTTTGCCGTGGGCCGGACGATCTTCGGTGCGGTGGCGCGGGACTGGCTGGCGGGCCGCATCGGCGACGAGGAGGCGGTGCAGGAGATGGCGGCGCGTTATCAAAACCTGTGCGCGATCTGGGACGAGGCGCGCGCCGCCGGGCGGCAGGCGGCATGA
- the iolD gene encoding 3D-(3,5/4)-trihydroxycyclohexane-1,2-dione acylhydrolase (decyclizing) has product MSGNTIRLTAAQAMMRWLSVQMTEEGERFIEGCWAIFGHGNVAGIGEALHGIGAAFPTWRGQNEQTMAHAAIAYAKTMRRRRAMAVTSSIGPGATNMVTAAALAHVNRLPVLFIPGDVFANRRPDPVLQQIEDFDDGTVSANDCFRPVSRYFDRIQRPEQLLTALPRALRVMTDPANCGPVTLAFCQDVQAEAFDYPERFFEPKIWRIRRPEPDPAELAEAVRMIAAAKRPVIVAGGGVLYSGAEAELADFATRHGIPVVETQAGKSALSWEHELNFGSPGVTGSACANELAARADLVIGLGTRFQDFTTGSWTVFAEPGRRLLSINLAGYDAQKHGATPLVGDAGVALQRIGAALGDRRFDWHDPAARRDWHEAVARVTAAPAEGNALPTDAQVIGAVQRVARANTVAMCAAGTMPGALQVLWQAAPGGYHMEYGYSCMGYEVAGAMGIKLAAPDREVICFVGDGSYMMANSELATAVMRRVPFTVVLTDNRGYGCINRLQIECGGAEFNNMYKDSNVAAQPEIDFVAHAASMGAHAEKAAGIAELEARIVAARARDIPTVIVIDTDAVPGLDVGGHWWDVAVPQAGGPARLEQARARYDANAAKQRIFD; this is encoded by the coding sequence ATGAGCGGCAACACGATCCGGCTGACGGCGGCGCAGGCGATGATGCGCTGGCTTTCCGTGCAGATGACCGAGGAGGGCGAACGGTTCATCGAGGGTTGCTGGGCGATCTTCGGCCATGGCAATGTCGCCGGCATCGGCGAGGCGCTGCACGGCATCGGCGCCGCCTTCCCGACCTGGCGCGGCCAGAACGAGCAGACCATGGCCCATGCCGCCATCGCCTATGCCAAGACCATGCGGCGCAGGCGGGCCATGGCGGTGACCTCCTCGATCGGGCCGGGGGCGACGAACATGGTCACGGCGGCGGCGCTGGCGCATGTCAACCGCCTGCCGGTGCTGTTCATTCCGGGCGATGTCTTTGCCAACCGCCGTCCCGACCCGGTGCTGCAGCAGATCGAGGATTTCGACGACGGCACGGTCAGCGCCAATGACTGCTTCCGCCCGGTCAGCCGCTATTTCGACCGCATCCAGCGCCCCGAGCAGCTGCTGACCGCCTTGCCCCGGGCGCTGCGGGTGATGACCGACCCGGCGAATTGCGGCCCGGTCACGCTGGCCTTCTGCCAGGACGTGCAGGCCGAGGCCTTCGATTACCCGGAACGCTTCTTCGAGCCGAAGATCTGGCGCATCCGCCGGCCCGAGCCCGACCCGGCCGAACTGGCCGAGGCGGTGCGCATGATCGCCGCCGCGAAGCGGCCGGTGATCGTCGCGGGCGGCGGGGTGCTTTATTCCGGCGCCGAGGCGGAGCTGGCGGATTTCGCGACCCGCCACGGCATCCCGGTGGTGGAAACCCAGGCCGGCAAGTCGGCGCTGTCCTGGGAGCATGAGCTGAACTTCGGCTCGCCCGGCGTGACCGGATCGGCCTGCGCGAACGAGCTGGCCGCGCGGGCCGACCTGGTGATCGGGCTCGGCACGCGGTTCCAGGATTTCACCACCGGCTCCTGGACGGTCTTCGCCGAGCCGGGGCGGCGGCTTTTGTCGATCAACCTGGCCGGTTACGACGCGCAGAAGCATGGCGCCACGCCGCTGGTCGGCGATGCCGGGGTGGCGTTGCAGCGGATCGGCGCGGCACTGGGCGACAGGCGCTTCGACTGGCACGATCCTGCCGCGCGGCGGGATTGGCATGAGGCGGTGGCCCGCGTGACCGCCGCGCCGGCGGAGGGCAATGCCCTGCCGACCGATGCGCAGGTGATCGGCGCGGTGCAGCGGGTGGCGCGCGCCAATACCGTGGCGATGTGCGCGGCCGGCACCATGCCCGGCGCGCTCCAGGTTCTGTGGCAGGCGGCGCCGGGCGGCTATCACATGGAATACGGCTATTCCTGCATGGGCTACGAGGTCGCGGGCGCCATGGGCATCAAGCTGGCCGCGCCGGATCGCGAGGTGATCTGCTTCGTCGGCGACGGCAGCTACATGATGGCCAACAGCGAGCTGGCGACGGCGGTGATGCGCCGCGTGCCCTTCACCGTGGTTCTGACCGACAATCGCGGCTATGGCTGCATCAACCGGTTGCAGATCGAATGCGGCGGGGCCGAGTTCAACAACATGTACAAGGACAGCAATGTCGCGGCGCAGCCCGAGATCGACTTCGTGGCCCATGCCGCCTCGATGGGCGCCCATGCCGAAAAGGCCGCCGGCATCGCCGAGCTGGAGGCCAGGATCGTCGCGGCGCGCGCCCGCGACATCCCGACGGTGATCGTGATCGACACCGATGCGGTGCCGGGGCTGGATGTGGGCGGGCACTGGTGGGACGTCGCGGTGCCCCAGGCCGGCGGGCCCGCGCGGCTTGAACAGGCCCGCGCGCGCTACGACGCCAACGCGGCAAAGCAACGCATCTTCGACTGA
- the iolE gene encoding myo-inosose-2 dehydratase, which produces MIRYGTNPIAWANDDDPSIGAHIPTEQILHEAGEVIGFDGIENGHRWPSDPQALKELLGRYGLKFVSGWYSTALLTRSVEAEIAAVQEHLAKLRANGCKVCIACECSNTVHGRPDMPVNARPRLTPAEMAEFGRRMEAFAAYLAGQGITLAYHHHMGTVVESPEEIDAFMAATGPATHLLFDAGHCTFGGGDPETVLRKHVGRVAHFHAKNIRRAVTEEVRARDMSFLQGVLAGAFTVPGDPEGAIDFQPLLKILAEAGYDGWLVIEAEQDPGRYNPLEYQSLGLKSLKAAARAAGLDRG; this is translated from the coding sequence ATGATCCGCTATGGAACCAATCCCATCGCCTGGGCCAATGACGACGACCCGTCGATCGGCGCCCACATCCCGACCGAGCAGATCCTGCACGAGGCGGGCGAGGTCATCGGCTTCGACGGCATCGAGAACGGCCATCGCTGGCCCTCGGACCCGCAGGCGCTCAAGGAGCTCCTGGGCCGCTACGGGCTGAAATTCGTCTCGGGCTGGTATTCGACCGCGCTGCTGACCCGCTCGGTCGAGGCGGAGATCGCGGCGGTGCAGGAGCATCTGGCCAAGCTCAGGGCCAATGGCTGCAAGGTCTGCATCGCCTGCGAATGTTCGAACACCGTGCATGGCCGGCCCGACATGCCGGTCAATGCCCGGCCGCGCCTGACGCCCGCGGAAATGGCCGAGTTCGGCCGCAGGATGGAGGCATTCGCGGCTTATCTGGCCGGGCAGGGCATCACCCTGGCCTATCACCACCACATGGGCACCGTGGTCGAGAGCCCCGAGGAGATCGACGCCTTCATGGCCGCGACCGGGCCGGCGACGCATCTGCTGTTCGATGCCGGGCATTGCACCTTCGGCGGCGGCGATCCCGAGACGGTGCTGAGAAAGCATGTCGGCCGGGTGGCGCATTTCCACGCCAAGAACATCCGCCGCGCCGTGACCGAGGAGGTGCGCGCCCGGGACATGAGCTTCCTGCAGGGCGTGCTGGCCGGGGCCTTTACCGTGCCCGGCGATCCCGAGGGCGCCATCGACTTCCAGCCGCTGCTGAAGATCCTGGCCGAGGCCGGCTATGACGGCTGGCTGGTGATCGAGGCCGAGCAGGATCCTGGCCGATATAACCCGCTGGAATACCAGTCCCTCGGCCTGAAGTCGCTGAAGGCGGCGGCGCGCGCCGCGGGCCTCGACAGGGGCTGA
- the iolB gene encoding 5-deoxy-glucuronate isomerase, translating to MSLLRRPFGTHGKVHEITPQSAGWRYVGFSLYRLRAGETAAEATGDREVVLVMVEGKARIRAAGQDWGVLGERMDVFEKTPPHCLYVPNGEGWEAVTETDCTIAVCSAPGRGGHAARRIGPEGIALTQRGEGSNTRFINNIAMEAEDFCDSLLVTEVFTPAGHWSSYPSHRHDEDDFPRITYLEETYYHRLNPRDGWAVQRVYTDDGSLDETMAVKDGDVVLVPRGHHPCGAPHGFELYYLNVMAGPRRAWRFLPAPEVEHMMPR from the coding sequence ATGAGCCTGCTCCGCCGCCCCTTCGGCACCCATGGCAAGGTGCATGAGATCACCCCGCAATCCGCCGGCTGGCGCTATGTCGGCTTCTCGCTCTACCGGCTGCGGGCCGGGGAAACTGCCGCCGAGGCGACCGGGGATCGCGAGGTCGTCCTGGTCATGGTCGAGGGCAAGGCCAGGATCCGGGCCGCCGGGCAGGACTGGGGCGTGCTGGGCGAGCGCATGGATGTCTTCGAGAAGACGCCGCCGCATTGCCTCTATGTCCCGAACGGTGAAGGCTGGGAGGCGGTGACCGAGACCGATTGCACCATCGCGGTCTGCTCGGCCCCCGGCCGGGGCGGGCACGCGGCGCGGCGCATCGGCCCCGAGGGCATCGCGCTGACCCAGCGCGGCGAGGGCAGCAACACCCGCTTCATCAACAACATCGCCATGGAGGCCGAGGATTTCTGCGACTCGCTGCTGGTCACCGAGGTCTTCACCCCTGCCGGGCATTGGTCGAGCTATCCCAGCCACCGCCATGACGAGGACGATTTCCCCCGCATCACCTATCTGGAGGAGACCTATTACCACCGCCTGAACCCTAGGGATGGCTGGGCGGTGCAGCGGGTCTATACCGATGACGGGTCGCTGGACGAGACAATGGCGGTGAAGGATGGCGATGTGGTGCTGGTCCCCCGCGGCCACCACCCCTGCGGCGCCCCCCACGGTTTCGAGCTCTACTACCTCAACGTCATGGCCGGGCCGCGCCGGGCCTGGCGATTCCTCCCCGCGCCAGAGGTCGAGCACATGATGCCGAGATAA
- a CDS encoding GntR family transcriptional regulator, whose amino-acid sequence MAETETFPERRRGSGVKLVYDSLRDEILDLVLPPGSPIDEVQLAERFGMSRTPIREALVRLAGEGLVETLPNRSTMVANIDFLNMHTFFDALTLMYRVTTRLAASHHQPADLEIIREHQARFTAAVEAQDALAMIASNRDLHAAIAEAGRNPYYTGLFLRLLDEGRRLLRLYYQSFNDRLPREYVDEHEAMIAAIAARDVELCDRLAKAHADQIVRQIQQFLARDQRQSLPL is encoded by the coding sequence ATGGCCGAGACAGAGACCTTTCCCGAGCGCAGGCGCGGATCGGGCGTCAAGCTGGTCTATGACTCGCTGCGCGACGAAATCCTGGATCTGGTCCTGCCGCCGGGCAGCCCCATCGACGAAGTGCAGCTGGCCGAACGCTTCGGCATGTCCCGGACGCCGATCCGCGAGGCCCTGGTGCGGCTGGCGGGCGAGGGGCTGGTCGAGACGCTGCCGAACCGCTCGACCATGGTCGCCAATATCGACTTTCTCAACATGCACACGTTCTTCGACGCCCTGACGCTGATGTATCGCGTGACCACCAGGTTGGCGGCAAGCCATCACCAGCCCGCCGATCTGGAAATCATCCGCGAGCATCAGGCCAGGTTCACCGCCGCGGTCGAGGCGCAGGACGCGCTGGCGATGATCGCCTCCAATCGCGACCTGCATGCGGCCATCGCCGAGGCCGGCCGCAATCCCTATTACACCGGCCTGTTCCTGCGCCTCCTGGACGAAGGGCGCCGGCTTTTGCGACTGTATTACCAGTCGTTCAACGACCGCCTGCCGCGCGAATATGTCGATGAGCACGAAGCGATGATCGCGGCGATCGCGGCACGGGATGTCGAGCTGTGCGACCGGCTGGCAAAGGCGCATGCGGACCAGATCGTCCGCCAGATCCAGCAGTTCCTGGCCCGCGACCAGCGACAATCCTTGCCGCTGTAG
- a CDS encoding dihydrodipicolinate synthase family protein, whose amino-acid sequence MNTQIFTGVIPALMTPCTADRRPDYDALVRKGQELIAAGMSAVVYCGSMGDWPLLTDAQRMEGVERLVKAGLPVIVGTGAVNSALAVAHAAHAQKVGAAGLMVIPRVLSRGASATAQRHHFKAILAAAPDLPAVIYNSPYYGFETKADLFFALRAEHPNLVGFKEFGGAKAMSYAAEHITSADESVILMAGVDTGVYHGYVKCGATGTITGIGNVIPKEILHFVALSKAAAAGDVDARQRAQELGEALEVLSSWDEGTDLVLYYKHMMVLQGEAEYRLHFNETDELTPSQRVWAEKQFDQFKTWYAEWSKQPGAVQKYAA is encoded by the coding sequence ATGAACACCCAGATCTTCACCGGCGTCATTCCCGCCCTGATGACACCCTGCACCGCCGACCGCCGGCCCGATTACGACGCCCTGGTGCGCAAGGGGCAGGAACTGATCGCGGCGGGAATGTCGGCGGTGGTCTATTGTGGCTCGATGGGCGACTGGCCGCTTCTGACCGATGCGCAGCGGATGGAGGGGGTGGAACGGCTGGTCAAGGCCGGGCTGCCGGTGATCGTGGGAACGGGGGCGGTGAACTCGGCCCTGGCCGTGGCCCATGCCGCCCATGCGCAGAAGGTCGGCGCGGCAGGGCTGATGGTCATTCCCCGGGTGCTGTCGCGTGGTGCCTCGGCCACGGCGCAGCGCCACCATTTCAAGGCGATCCTGGCGGCTGCGCCCGACCTGCCCGCGGTGATCTACAACAGCCCCTATTACGGGTTCGAGACCAAGGCGGACCTGTTCTTCGCGCTGCGTGCCGAGCATCCGAACCTTGTCGGCTTCAAGGAATTCGGCGGCGCCAAGGCGATGAGCTATGCCGCCGAGCACATCACCAGCGCCGATGAAAGCGTGATCCTGATGGCCGGGGTCGATACCGGCGTCTATCACGGCTACGTCAAATGCGGCGCCACCGGCACGATCACCGGCATCGGCAATGTCATCCCCAAGGAAATCCTGCATTTCGTCGCGCTGTCGAAGGCGGCGGCCGCCGGTGATGTGGACGCGCGGCAGCGCGCGCAGGAACTGGGCGAGGCGCTGGAGGTGCTGTCCTCCTGGGACGAGGGGACCGACCTGGTGCTGTATTACAAGCACATGATGGTCCTGCAGGGCGAGGCGGAATACCGCCTGCACTTCAATGAAACCGACGAGCTGACCCCCAGCCAGCGGGTCTGGGCCGAAAAGCAGTTCGACCAGTTCAAGACCTGGTATGCGGAATGGAGCAAGCAGCCGGGCGCGGTGCAGAAATACGCCGCCTGA
- a CDS encoding Ldh family oxidoreductase — MEQTLTFEALRERIERIFRQAGMNTVQAASLSRVIAAGERDGCKSHGIYRIEGVLRTLKAGKVQGTAKPELDPGSDGAVVRVNAQGGFSNPAFELGLPVLADRAKQLGLAALVINDCTHFAALWPEIEAVADHGLAAMVMCPSYATVAPAGGTRPLLGTNPFAFGWPRQGREPYVFDFATSVAARGEIELHRRAGKPLPEGWAMDASGQPTTDPEAALAGAMLPFGGHKGSAIGTMIELLAGVMIGDLTSPEVLDFLGTTTLAPFHGELILALSPEKFAAGREGDPFARAELLFAAIQGQGARLPSQRRFAARQKALAEGIALTGAEVAQLDRLLELGLDAVA; from the coding sequence ATGGAACAGACACTGACCTTCGAGGCCCTGCGGGAGCGCATCGAAAGGATTTTCCGGCAGGCCGGGATGAACACGGTCCAGGCTGCCTCGCTTTCGCGCGTGATCGCGGCCGGAGAGCGGGACGGGTGCAAGTCGCATGGCATCTATCGGATCGAAGGCGTCCTGCGCACGCTGAAGGCCGGCAAGGTCCAAGGCACGGCCAAGCCGGAACTCGATCCGGGCAGCGACGGGGCCGTCGTGCGGGTCAACGCGCAGGGTGGCTTCTCCAACCCCGCCTTCGAGCTTGGCCTGCCCGTCCTGGCGGATCGTGCGAAGCAATTGGGACTGGCGGCGCTGGTGATCAATGACTGTACCCATTTCGCCGCCCTGTGGCCCGAGATCGAGGCGGTCGCGGATCACGGCCTTGCCGCGATGGTGATGTGCCCCAGCTATGCGACCGTGGCGCCGGCCGGCGGCACGCGGCCCCTGCTGGGCACCAATCCCTTCGCCTTCGGCTGGCCGCGGCAGGGGCGCGAGCCCTATGTCTTCGACTTCGCGACCTCGGTCGCGGCCCGGGGCGAGATCGAACTGCACCGGCGCGCCGGCAAGCCCTTGCCCGAGGGCTGGGCGATGGACGCATCGGGCCAGCCCACCACCGATCCCGAGGCGGCGCTGGCCGGCGCCATGCTGCCCTTTGGCGGGCACAAGGGATCGGCCATCGGCACGATGATCGAACTGCTCGCGGGCGTCATGATCGGCGATCTGACCAGCCCCGAGGTTCTGGATTTCCTGGGCACCACGACGCTTGCACCCTTTCACGGAGAGCTGATCCTGGCCCTGTCGCCCGAGAAATTCGCGGCCGGCCGCGAAGGCGATCCGTTCGCGCGGGCCGAGCTGCTGTTCGCGGCGATCCAGGGCCAGGGCGCCCGCCTGCCCTCGCAACGCCGGTTCGCCGCGCGGCAAAAGGCGCTGGCAGAGGGGATCGCCCTGACCGGGGCAGAGGTCGCGCAGCTTGACCGCCTGCTCGAACTGGGCCTAGACGCGGTCGCCTGA
- a CDS encoding aldehyde dehydrogenase (NADP(+)), giving the protein MVFTPHGKHLIGGDWVAGEQRFASAPAHGPSHAFSAGTVTLVNRACEAAEDAFWSFGQAPREERAALLEAIADEIEARAEAITEIGCQETGLPEARLEGERGRTVGQLRLFAAHIRKGDYLDRRHDPALPDRQPLPRPDIRMVQRPIGPVAVFGASNFPLAFSTAGGDTAAALAAGCPVVVKGHSAHPGTGEIVAEAIHAAIARTGTHPGVFSLVQGGDRKVGEALVRHPLIKAVGFTGSLAGGRALFDLCAARPEPIPFFGELGSVNPMFLLPAALAARAEQIGSGWAGSLTMGAGQFCTNPGIAVVLDGADADRFAAAARTALEQVGPQVMLTEGIARAYRDGQARFEARNAVTPLLSTESRGREASPNLYETTGAAWLQDHALGEEVFGPLGLVVRVRDLEEMRRLARGFEGQLTATLHMDEADLPAARGLLPVLERKAGRVLVNGFPTGVEVCDAMVHGGPYPASTNFGATSVGTMAIRRFLRPVSYQNFPKGLLPEELQ; this is encoded by the coding sequence ATGGTCTTCACCCCCCACGGCAAGCACCTGATCGGTGGCGACTGGGTCGCCGGCGAGCAGCGTTTCGCCAGCGCCCCGGCGCATGGCCCCTCGCATGCGTTTTCGGCCGGCACGGTCACACTGGTGAACCGGGCCTGCGAGGCGGCCGAGGATGCCTTCTGGTCCTTCGGCCAGGCCCCGCGCGAGGAACGGGCGGCGCTGCTGGAGGCCATCGCCGACGAGATCGAGGCCCGCGCCGAGGCGATCACCGAGATCGGCTGCCAGGAAACCGGCCTGCCCGAGGCGCGGCTTGAGGGCGAGCGCGGCCGCACCGTGGGCCAGCTGCGGCTCTTTGCCGCGCATATCCGCAAGGGCGATTACCTCGACCGCCGCCACGACCCGGCGCTGCCCGACCGCCAGCCGCTGCCGCGGCCCGACATCCGCATGGTGCAGCGGCCCATCGGCCCGGTCGCGGTCTTCGGCGCCTCGAACTTCCCGCTGGCCTTTTCCACGGCGGGCGGCGACACCGCCGCCGCGCTCGCGGCCGGCTGCCCGGTGGTGGTCAAGGGCCACAGCGCCCATCCCGGCACCGGCGAGATCGTCGCCGAGGCCATCCATGCCGCCATCGCAAGGACCGGCACGCATCCGGGCGTCTTCAGCCTGGTGCAGGGCGGCGACCGCAAGGTGGGCGAGGCGCTGGTCCGGCATCCGCTGATCAAGGCGGTCGGCTTCACCGGCTCCCTCGCCGGGGGCCGGGCGCTGTTCGACCTCTGCGCCGCGCGCCCCGAGCCGATCCCGTTCTTCGGCGAGCTGGGATCCGTGAACCCGATGTTCCTGCTGCCCGCCGCGCTGGCCGCGCGCGCCGAACAGATCGGCAGCGGCTGGGCGGGATCCTTGACCATGGGGGCCGGGCAGTTCTGCACCAATCCCGGCATCGCGGTGGTCCTGGACGGGGCGGATGCCGACCGCTTCGCCGCGGCCGCCAGGACCGCCTTGGAACAGGTCGGCCCGCAGGTGATGCTGACCGAGGGCATCGCCCGCGCCTATCGCGACGGCCAGGCGCGCTTCGAGGCGCGCAATGCGGTGACGCCGCTGCTTTCCACCGAAAGCCGGGGCCGCGAGGCCAGCCCGAACCTCTACGAGACCACGGGCGCGGCCTGGCTGCAGGACCACGCGCTTGGCGAGGAGGTGTTCGGCCCGCTCGGCCTGGTGGTGCGGGTGCGCGACCTGGAGGAGATGCGGCGCCTGGCGCGCGGCTTCGAGGGGCAGCTGACCGCGACGCTTCACATGGACGAGGCCGACCTGCCGGCGGCGCGCGGGCTTTTGCCGGTGCTGGAGCGCAAGGCGGGGCGGGTGCTGGTCAACGGCTTCCCGACCGGCGTCGAGGTTTGCGACGCCATGGTCCACGGCGGCCCCTATCCGGCCAGCACCAATTTCGGCGCCACCTCGGTCGGCACCATGGCCATCCGCCGCTTCCTGCGCCCCGTCAGCTACCAGAACTTCCCAAAAGGGCTGCTGCCCGAGGAGCTGCAATGA
- a CDS encoding ABC transporter substrate-binding protein: MKLSTLALGLAAAAAFVVPAHADKLDDIIASGTLRCAVVLDFPPMGMRDESNTPIGFDVDYCNDLAAALGVKAEIVETPFPERIPALMSGRVDVGVASTSDTLERAKTVGMSIPYYAFENAVVANNNVEMASWEDMKGKTVGATAGTYEAIWLEGKVKEWGEGTFRPYQTQADVFLALSQGQLDATVSTVEVANANVNSGNFPGIKIVDKAPMVPDYVSLFTLREEYGLINYLNLFINQQVRTGRYAELYEKWIGEGEPADLSIQGVYR; the protein is encoded by the coding sequence ATGAAACTTTCGACGCTTGCGCTCGGCCTCGCGGCGGCTGCCGCCTTTGTCGTCCCCGCCCATGCGGACAAGCTGGATGACATCATCGCCTCGGGTACCCTGCGCTGCGCGGTCGTGCTGGATTTCCCGCCCATGGGGATGCGCGACGAAAGCAACACCCCGATCGGCTTCGACGTCGATTATTGCAACGACCTGGCCGCCGCGCTTGGCGTGAAGGCCGAGATCGTCGAAACGCCCTTTCCCGAGCGGATTCCGGCGCTGATGTCGGGCCGGGTCGATGTCGGCGTCGCCTCGACCTCGGACACGCTGGAACGCGCCAAGACGGTCGGCATGTCGATCCCCTATTACGCCTTCGAGAACGCCGTGGTCGCCAACAACAATGTCGAGATGGCCAGCTGGGAGGACATGAAGGGCAAGACGGTCGGCGCGACCGCCGGCACCTACGAGGCGATCTGGCTGGAAGGCAAGGTGAAGGAATGGGGCGAAGGCACCTTCCGCCCCTACCAGACCCAGGCGGACGTGTTCCTGGCGCTGAGCCAGGGGCAGCTCGACGCCACCGTCTCGACCGTCGAGGTCGCCAATGCCAATGTGAATTCGGGCAACTTCCCCGGCATCAAGATCGTCGACAAGGCGCCCATGGTGCCGGACTATGTCTCGCTGTTCACGCTGCGCGAGGAATACGGGCTGATCAACTATCTGAACCTGTTCATCAACCAGCAGGTCCGCACCGGCCGCTATGCCGAACTCTACGAGAAATGGATCGGCGAGGGGGAACCGGCCGATCTGTCCATTCAGGGCGTCTATCGCTGA